Proteins from a single region of Ziziphus jujuba cultivar Dongzao chromosome 1, ASM3175591v1:
- the LOC107411605 gene encoding nicotianamine synthase, whose product MVSLQTSHFVSQISADLLIAEVSKLYASISKLESLRPSKEVNSLFTHLVKLCTLPLVIDITSLPKEVQAMRESLINLCGRAEGLLELEFSTFLTKVPQPLNNLILFPYYGNYVKLANMEYKILHQNGVVSPKKVAFVGSGPMPLTSFIMATYHMKSTHFDNFDIDEKANELAGQIVASDGELEKRMKFETRNITDVKEKLGEYDCVFLAALVGMNKEEKVKILEHIRKYMKEGGILLVRSAKGARAFLYPVVEEHDLVGFDVLSIVHPTNDVINSVVLVRKPIF is encoded by the coding sequence ATGGTTTCCCTCCAAACTTCCCACTTCGTAAGCCAAATTTCCGCTGATCTTCTAATAGCCGAAGTTTCGAAATTATACGCAAGCATATCCAAACTCGAGTCCCTTCGACCTTCCAAGGAAGTTAACAGCCTTTTTACTCACCTTGTGAAACTATGCACCCTCCCTTTGGTCATAGATATCACCTCCCTACCTAAGGAAGTTCAAGCCATGCGTGAGAGTCTCATCAATCTCTGCGGCCGAGCTGAAGGGCTATTGGAGCTTGAATTCTCAACATTCTTAACCAAAGTCCCACAACCCTTGAACAATCTCATTCTCTTTCCCTACTATGGAAACTACGTAAAACTAGCCAACATGGAGTACAAAATTCTCCATCAAAATGGTGTGGTGAGTCCGAAGAAGGTGGCATTCGTGGGGTCCGGTCCAATGCCTCTCACTTCCTTCATCATGGCTACTTATCACATGAAATCCACTCACTTTGATAACTTCGATATCGACGAAAAGGCCAACGAATTGGCTGGCCAAATCGTTGCTTCGGACGGTGAACTAGAGAAGAGGATGAAGTTCGAGACTCGAAACATCACGGATGTGAAGGAGAAGCTTGGAGAATATGATTGTGTGTTTTTGGCAGCTCTTGTTGGGATGAACAAAGAAGAGAAAGTGAAGATTCTTGAGCATATCCGGAAGTATATGAAAGAAGGAGGAATTTTGCTTGTTAGGAGTGCAAAAGGAGCTAGGGCATTTTTGTACCCTGTGGTTGAGGAGCATGACTTGGTCGGATTTGATGTTCTCTCCATCGTCCATCCTACTAATGATGTGATAAACTCGGTTGTGCTTGTTCGTAAACCTATCTTTTAG
- the LOC107411968 gene encoding xyloglucan endotransglucosylase protein 7, protein MATFYSSSNSIIVSAIILKLLVSLVAFCCFMHGSSANFYQDFDITWGDGRANILDNGDLLTLSLDKASGSGFQSKNEYLFGKIHIQLKLVPGNSAGTVTAYYFSSQGPAHDEIDFEFLGNVSGQPYILHTNVFSQGKGDREQQFYLWFDPTADFHTYSILWNPQRIVFSVDGVAIREFKNLESIGIPFPKNQPMRIYSSLWNADDWATMGGRVKTDWTQAPFIASYKNFTANACVWSSGTSQCGSNNSPSSSSGSDNNNEWLWEELDYANAGRMKWVQETFMIYNYCTDYKRFPQGFPPECSATN, encoded by the exons ATGGctactttttattcttcttccaaTAGTATTATTGTTTCAGCAATAATATTGAAGCTTCTGGTTTCTCTTGTGGCATTTTGCTGTTTTATGCATGGCTCCTCTGCTAACTTCTACCAAGACTTTGATATTACTTGGGGAGATGGTCGCGCTAACATACTTGATAATGGCGATCTTCTTACTCTCTCCCTCGACAAAGCCTCCGGATCCGGTTTCCAATCCAAGAATGAGTATCTCTTTGGAAAGATCCATATTCAGCTCAAGCTTGTCCCTGGTAACTCTGCTGGTACTGTAACTGCCTATTAT TTTTCTTCACAAGGACCAGCCCACGATGAGATAGACTTTGAATTCTTGGGTAATGTAAGTGGGCAACCTTACATTCTTCATACTAATGTGTTCAGCCAGGGAAAAGGTGATAGAGAGCAGCAATTTTATCTCTGGTTCGATCCCACTGCTGATTTTCACACCTATTCCATCCTTTGGAATCCTCAACGCATTGT CTTTTCTGTGGATGGTGTTGCCATTAGAGAGTTCAAGAACTTGGAATCAATTGGAATTCCATTCCCGAAGAATCAGCCAATGAGGATATACTCTAGCCTTTGGAATGCGGATGATTGGGCAACAATGGGTGGACGGGTTAAGACAGACTGGACCCAAGCCCCTTTCATAGCTTCTTATAagaatttcacagccaacgctTGTGTTTGGTCTTCAGGAACATCTCAATGTGGTTCAAATaattctccttcttcttcttctggttCAGACAATAATAATGAATGGCTTTGGGAAGAGCTTGACTATGCAAATGCAGGGAGGATGAAATGGGTGCAAGAGACCTTCATGATCTACAACTACTGCACTGATTATAAACGATTCCCTCAAGGCTTCCCTCCTGAATGCTCGGCCACCAATTAG